In one Chitinophaga sancti genomic region, the following are encoded:
- a CDS encoding transposase, which produces MSKRKTYSKEFKEEALRLASKSGITQVALDLGVHPNMLYVWKKQQEQQTNKAFLGQGNLADQEMIKLQKENACLKEEVEILKKVAGIFPDRSGRDIM; this is translated from the coding sequence ATGTCAAAGAGAAAGACTTACAGTAAAGAGTTCAAAGAAGAAGCCCTTCGTCTGGCATCTAAATCCGGTATTACGCAGGTGGCTCTGGATCTTGGCGTTCATCCTAACATGCTTTATGTTTGGAAAAAACAGCAAGAGCAACAAACGAACAAAGCTTTTCTTGGGCAAGGGAACTTAGCTGATCAGGAAATGATTAAACTGCAGAAGGAAAATGCATGCTTGAAAGAAGAGGTGGAGATCCTAAAAAAAGTAGCAGGTATCTTTCCAGATCGCTCCGGGAGAGATATTATGTGA
- a CDS encoding IS3 family transposase encodes MKGESGKCEQHKRRLTELIRTTYFGSKKTYGSPRIYKTLKAESVSCSRSHIIRIMQQQGLVGIQRRKFCVTTDANHQLPIADNCLIAISKLKKSIRNWGSDITYIRTNEGWLYLAVIVDLFSER; translated from the coding sequence ATGAAGGGCGAATCCGGAAAGTGTGAACAACATAAGCGACGTTTAACAGAATTAATAAGGACCACATATTTCGGATCTAAAAAGACATATGGAAGTCCTCGCATTTATAAAACACTAAAAGCTGAATCAGTAAGCTGTAGTCGATCTCATATTATCAGGATCATGCAGCAACAGGGATTGGTTGGAATACAAAGAAGAAAGTTCTGTGTAACTACTGATGCTAATCATCAATTACCTATTGCTGATAATTGCTTAATCGCAATTTCAAAGCTGAAAAAGTCAATCAGAAATTGGGGATCCGACATCACTTACATCAGAACCAATGAAGGTTGGCTTTACCTGGCAGTGATAGTAGACTTATTCTCAGAAAGATAG
- a CDS encoding IS3 family transposase, with protein sequence MDKNLKTDLVLTALRMAIRSRKPNPGLMLHSDRGVQYASYKYQCELVRFKIICSMSRKGNCWDNSVAESFFSSLKRELIYPEGIFKTVNDARSAIFSYIEGFYNTSRKHSFLGYLSPDEFELTGQERILKNVA encoded by the coding sequence ATGGATAAAAACTTGAAGACAGACCTGGTTTTAACGGCATTAAGGATGGCAATCCGTTCCAGAAAGCCTAATCCGGGATTAATGCTTCATTCGGATCGTGGAGTTCAATATGCAAGCTATAAATATCAGTGTGAGCTTGTAAGGTTCAAAATAATATGCAGTATGAGCAGAAAGGGAAACTGTTGGGATAATTCGGTAGCAGAAAGTTTCTTTTCTTCTTTAAAACGAGAGTTGATCTATCCTGAAGGTATCTTTAAAACCGTCAATGATGCCCGCAGTGCAATTTTTAGCTATATAGAGGGCTTCTACAATACTAGTCGGAAGCATTCATTTCTAGGCTATCTTTCGCCCGATGAATTTGAATTAACCGGCCAAGAGCGGATATTGAAAAATGTAGCTTAA
- a CDS encoding IS3 family transposase, which yields MGSKKTYGSPRIYHALKEESVSCSRSHIIRIMQQKGLKGIQKKKFCVTTESAHDLPVADNLLNRNFKAERAYQKWVSDITYIRTSEVIYSPFIRQQ from the coding sequence TTGGGATCTAAAAAAACTTATGGCAGTCCTCGCATTTACCATGCATTAAAGGAAGAATCTGTTAGCTGTAGCAGGTCGCACATTATTAGGATCATGCAGCAAAAAGGTCTAAAGGGTATACAAAAGAAAAAGTTCTGTGTGACTACCGAAAGCGCTCATGATCTGCCAGTCGCTGATAACCTGCTTAACCGAAATTTTAAAGCTGAAAGGGCTTATCAAAAATGGGTGTCCGACATCACTTACATTAGAACCAGTGAAGTTATATACTCCCCATTTATTAGACAGCAATAG
- a CDS encoding IS3 family transposase, whose product MALVNKEDNELSIVRQCQLLEVSRSSHYHEPKGESKLNLELMEQIDRMHLEHPYFGAERMAKHLSTPELHVNVKRIRRLMRKMDISAIYPAPNTSEACKWHKTYPYLLRNLKIDRNNMVWSMDITYIPMPKGFMYLCAIIDWNSRYLLSWTLSNTMTVEFCLEALEKAISIYGAPEILNTDQGSQFTSEDFTTAVLGAEIRLSMDGVGRATDNIAIERFWRSIKYENIYLNAYDSTLDLYKGIHRYVEFYNWERKHQGLEYKTPAEIYGAADKLSTYPQISTKRKKEPKKEKVYNSSNRFDSLINNSPIAV is encoded by the coding sequence ATGGCTTTAGTAAATAAGGAGGACAATGAGCTCAGTATTGTACGTCAGTGTCAATTGCTGGAAGTATCTCGTAGCAGCCATTACCATGAGCCCAAAGGAGAAAGCAAATTAAACCTGGAGCTGATGGAGCAGATAGACCGTATGCATTTGGAACATCCCTATTTTGGGGCAGAGCGCATGGCAAAACATCTGAGTACACCAGAGCTACATGTTAATGTGAAGCGGATAAGGCGATTGATGCGGAAAATGGATATTTCGGCCATATATCCCGCCCCTAATACAAGTGAGGCATGTAAGTGGCACAAAACATATCCATACCTGCTTCGGAACCTGAAAATAGACCGGAATAATATGGTTTGGAGTATGGATATAACTTATATTCCAATGCCGAAGGGTTTTATGTACCTGTGTGCGATTATAGACTGGAATAGCCGCTATCTGTTATCCTGGACACTCAGCAATACCATGACAGTGGAATTTTGTCTGGAAGCGCTTGAAAAGGCCATTTCTATTTATGGAGCACCAGAGATCTTAAATACGGATCAGGGCAGCCAGTTTACCAGTGAAGACTTTACAACAGCTGTATTAGGTGCTGAAATTCGCCTAAGCATGGATGGAGTAGGACGAGCCACTGACAATATCGCAATCGAAAGATTTTGGCGTAGCATCAAGTATGAGAATATCTATCTCAATGCTTATGATAGTACATTGGATTTATACAAGGGAATTCACAGGTATGTGGAATTCTACAACTGGGAACGAAAACATCAAGGCCTGGAATATAAGACTCCTGCTGAGATTTATGGAGCAGCTGATAAGTTATCCACATATCCACAGATATCAACAAAGAGAAAAAAAGAACCAAAAAAAGAGAAAGTTTATAATAGTAGTAATAGATTTGATTCTTTAATTAATAATTCACCTATTGCTGTCTAA
- a CDS encoding transposase, whose amino-acid sequence MNKGRRKFNAAFKAKVAIEALKEQLTLAELAEKYDIHPTQITEWKKQLLSGSEDVFDQGKKAGSDASDHQEEKDELYKQIGQLKVEVDWLKKKSEQAFGKNWKDGFSK is encoded by the coding sequence ATGAACAAGGGAAGAAGAAAGTTCAATGCAGCGTTTAAAGCGAAAGTAGCTATCGAGGCCTTAAAGGAACAGCTGACCTTAGCAGAGCTGGCCGAGAAGTATGATATACATCCTACTCAGATAACAGAGTGGAAGAAGCAACTGCTATCAGGGTCAGAGGATGTGTTTGACCAGGGAAAGAAGGCAGGTAGCGATGCCTCAGATCATCAGGAAGAAAAAGACGAACTATATAAGCAAATCGGTCAACTCAAGGTAGAGGTCGACTGGTTGAAAAAAAAATCTGAGCAGGCATTTGGGAAGAACTGGAAAGATGGCTTTAGTAAATAA
- a CDS encoding TonB-dependent receptor yields MKNLIFLIFILSFLLAPFIVCGQSLDTLRGIIKDSIGHPIPGANVWVYTQDDSIHNISNDYGQVKFPIIFSGGISIKITSLGYQELRLNMEAGKNFFKAVLKDKLNFLKEVVIKGLPQAVIVKKDTVEYDISQFIRTPDDVIQDLLERLPGLQVNPDGSISMMGNKVVKIRINGQEFLIEDIKTLTSIIPANLINKIQLIDDYGEESRLTGRRAGESQKIINLTTKSNTTNIYVGRLMAAKGIKNLYSLYGNLFKYNNQQSIMILLSNNNIGNYSGNANNTEGEMSFRHQIGKGFSINLGINLKNNSYDYGSNSESQTTTNEGLLITNSNSNGNNKNNNFSPKMEVILELNERNHFKFNLSGNFDRTDNLNSITDLQTGFQRKDVSVGNTNNNQSNQVNGNLFFSHKFKKPGRGMYVDLNAEGANISDDLDIANALRFYLNNNSSYYDSTLHQLIIGKYHNNKYQARISFVEPIKEKNSLEIRYSFFESNSGNKRNTSWMDEAGKFTLVDSLSNRYFFKIIQNQLELNFLQKNKNLELTFGGSIKPYSLIESNKRTGILFFPVFRLFYNLKNSSSLNINFLGDNIFPTFQQLANFPDYSNLQNPVYGNPNLKVASKYGISIGYIKTNPKSRLFLKLQGNLLQKNIVSNIFLIEDAFGSLKQETHFVNVNGTYSIDGKIGFSSQFKKNNRSWAMEMGSGYAHNILLYNNSPKFSNNLSANSQISLDYRNGILNIFPSLAYNLSKSSYSIYDNNSITTQNIKIGFRSILIFSQTFSIESTLTKLFNWGFGSGLSRNPLMIDTNFHKRWLKKRLWTSLECYNLLNERSSISQGISGNVISVTSSNNIGRYFLIKVIFDLKAL; encoded by the coding sequence ATGAAAAACTTAATATTTTTAATATTTATACTTTCTTTTCTATTAGCGCCTTTTATTGTGTGTGGGCAATCATTAGATACGCTAAGAGGAATTATTAAAGATTCAATTGGACATCCCATTCCAGGAGCAAATGTGTGGGTATATACACAAGATGATTCGATACATAACATTAGCAATGATTACGGCCAGGTAAAATTTCCAATTATTTTTTCCGGTGGCATTTCCATAAAGATAACATCTTTGGGATACCAAGAGCTACGGTTGAATATGGAAGCAGGAAAAAATTTCTTCAAAGCAGTATTAAAGGACAAGCTTAATTTCTTAAAAGAGGTTGTAATTAAAGGTCTACCTCAAGCCGTGATAGTAAAGAAGGATACAGTTGAATACGACATAAGTCAATTTATCAGAACACCAGATGATGTTATCCAAGATCTATTAGAAAGATTACCAGGTTTACAAGTGAATCCAGATGGATCAATTAGTATGATGGGAAATAAAGTAGTAAAAATAAGAATTAATGGACAAGAATTTCTAATTGAAGATATAAAAACGTTAACGAGCATAATTCCAGCCAACCTAATTAATAAAATTCAATTAATAGATGACTATGGAGAAGAAAGCAGATTAACAGGACGAAGAGCTGGAGAGTCTCAGAAGATCATCAACCTTACTACAAAAAGTAATACTACTAATATTTATGTAGGAAGATTAATGGCTGCTAAAGGAATTAAAAATCTGTATTCATTATATGGCAATTTATTCAAATACAACAATCAACAATCAATTATGATATTATTATCAAATAATAATATTGGAAATTATTCAGGAAATGCAAATAATACAGAAGGAGAAATGTCGTTTCGTCATCAAATAGGTAAAGGATTTTCTATTAATTTGGGGATAAATCTTAAGAATAATAGTTATGATTATGGTTCAAATAGTGAATCTCAGACCACTACAAATGAGGGATTATTAATTACCAATAGTAATTCTAATGGAAATAATAAAAACAATAATTTTTCCCCTAAAATGGAAGTTATATTGGAACTGAATGAAAGAAATCATTTTAAATTTAATTTGTCTGGAAATTTTGACAGAACAGATAATTTGAATTCTATTACTGATCTTCAAACTGGATTTCAAAGAAAAGATGTATCTGTCGGTAACACTAATAATAATCAGTCAAATCAGGTAAATGGGAATCTGTTCTTTTCTCATAAGTTTAAAAAACCAGGTAGAGGAATGTACGTAGATCTTAATGCCGAGGGAGCGAATATAAGCGATGATCTGGATATTGCAAATGCTTTGAGGTTTTATCTAAATAACAATAGCTCTTATTATGATTCTACTCTCCATCAATTAATTATTGGGAAATATCATAATAACAAATATCAGGCACGCATTTCCTTTGTAGAACCAATTAAAGAAAAGAATAGTTTAGAAATAAGATATAGTTTTTTTGAATCTAATTCAGGTAATAAACGAAACACTAGTTGGATGGATGAAGCTGGGAAATTTACTTTAGTTGATTCTTTAAGCAATAGATATTTTTTTAAAATAATTCAAAATCAATTAGAATTAAACTTTCTCCAAAAAAATAAAAATTTAGAACTAACCTTTGGTGGAAGCATAAAACCCTACTCGCTAATCGAAAGTAATAAAAGAACTGGAATATTATTTTTCCCGGTTTTCCGGTTATTTTATAATCTGAAGAACTCTTCTTCTTTGAATATAAATTTCCTTGGAGATAATATTTTCCCTACTTTTCAACAGTTAGCTAACTTTCCAGACTATTCCAATTTACAAAATCCTGTTTATGGCAATCCAAATTTGAAAGTAGCAAGTAAATACGGAATATCTATAGGCTATATTAAGACTAACCCTAAATCAAGGTTATTCTTAAAGTTACAAGGCAATTTATTGCAAAAAAATATAGTTAGTAATATCTTCCTCATTGAAGATGCTTTCGGAAGCTTAAAACAGGAAACTCATTTTGTAAATGTAAATGGAACCTATTCCATTGACGGAAAAATTGGGTTTAGTAGTCAATTTAAAAAAAATAATAGAAGTTGGGCTATGGAGATGGGCAGCGGATACGCACATAATATCCTACTTTATAACAATAGTCCTAAATTTTCAAATAACTTAAGTGCTAATAGCCAAATTAGCCTTGATTATAGGAATGGCATATTGAATATATTCCCCAGTTTAGCATATAATTTAAGTAAAAGTAGTTATTCAATTTATGATAATAATTCGATTACAACTCAAAATATTAAAATTGGATTTCGAAGTATTCTTATTTTTTCTCAAACTTTTTCTATTGAAAGCACATTAACCAAGTTATTCAATTGGGGATTTGGGTCAGGACTAAGTCGTAACCCACTTATGATCGATACTAATTTTCATAAAAGATGGCTAAAAAAAAGGTTATGGACATCTTTGGAATGCTACAACTTGCTAAATGAAAGATCATCCATTTCTCAGGGAATATCTGGTAATGTAATTTCAGTTACAAGCTCAAATAATATTGGAAGGTATTTTCTAATAAAAGTAATATTTGATTTGAAAGCATTGTAA